From Thalassotalea euphylliae, the proteins below share one genomic window:
- the glnK gene encoding P-II family nitrogen regulator: MKLVNAIIKPFKLDDVREAISEIGVEGLTVSEVKGFGRQKGHTELYRGAEYQVDFLPKVKLEIAVNDDVVERLVEAITKAAYTGKIGDGKIFVYNLEQAVRIRTGENDVAAL; encoded by the coding sequence ATGAAGTTAGTTAACGCAATCATTAAGCCGTTCAAGCTCGATGATGTTCGAGAAGCTATCTCGGAGATCGGTGTTGAGGGTTTGACTGTCAGTGAAGTCAAAGGGTTTGGTCGCCAAAAAGGACACACAGAGCTATATCGTGGTGCCGAATATCAAGTGGATTTCTTACCAAAAGTTAAATTAGAAATTGCCGTAAACGACGACGTGGTTGAGCGTTTAGTTGAAGCCATTACCAAAGCTGCTTATACCGGCAAAATTGGTGACGGTAAAATCTTCGTTTACAACTTAGAGCAAGCCGTGCGTATCCGTACAGGCGAAAACGA